AACTTGTTGGAGATGCAAATTCTCAGGCCTCATTCTGAACCTACAGAATCAGAAACTGGGGGTGGAGTCAGCCCTCCAGGTTGTTATGATAGATGTTAAAGTTTAAAAGCCTCTGTTCTAGGTAAATTTGTAGGATGCCACAAAGGCTTTATTTTAAATGAGATCTTCCACAATGCATCCTCCAAATTTGTGAGAACATGCCTGTCATATGAAGGAGAAACAGAACAACTTTTACTTATCTAGATAACAAAAATGACAATATTTGATAGCATTAAGTGAAACATGGTGCTAAGCACACCATAGACATCTTCTGGTTTGCTCCTTGTGGGGTAGGTACTATTCTTAACCTGCACATTGTAAATGAGGAGTGGAGACTCAGAGAgttaagtaatttgcccaaggGACAAGGTAACCCAGACTCGGGACTGAAACCAGGTTTATTGAGCTCCAGAATTTTTATTTGTAACTACTGATAAATATACCAACTTCTAGAATCATAAATGTATGTATAGAGGACTTGTAGAATTTTTTAGTTGAGCTAATTGAACTTCCTTCCCCATTTTGCTTCATAAGAAGCAACGGTCCAGAGAGAATTGCCTGGAGTCACATTGTTAGAGGACACTGGTTTCAAATGAAGTCTTCAAGTAggtatggtggcccatgcctataattccaatgactcaggaggctaaggctggaggatcacaagttcaaggcagtcttggcaacttaatgagatcctgtctctaaataaaaaaaggctgggggtgtagttcagtggtagagcactctggattaaattcccagtaccataaaaataaCAAAGTGAAGTTCTTTATAAACATTTTGGCAAATCAGACATACACGAGACTTctgtgcactttttttttttgccgggTTTCTCGCaactaaaacactcaggggtaactccaggggaactgggctaaTTGGGTTGCATAAAATAACCACACTagagacagaaatacctttttctttggggtgatGGCTCCTTTGACCTTAAGGGTGGTGGGGGGGGAGTGAGCTCAAGCCAGAGCTCAAGCCAGTGGACCAGTGTGAGagagctgaccccttttattgaggagaagctattcaaataaggcaaggggtcaggtttcagggggctgagttttgatgtctgctgtcagcaggttgactgacatctaggtagGCCACATCCAAAGGCATAGTAAGATAAGGGGACACACAAAAggtgtttccatggaacattctatcccaaacagggcaaggggtaatattacaaaggaataggtgagcatagctccacccatggggctcTAGGAAGACACGCCCACACACGAAGATACTGTCCCTAGAACAGAGAAGGGTGGGGCAGTCTGGCATGGCTGCTGCAGGATGCCTCAATCACCCAGCTGGGGAGTCTCccacatttcttcttcttcttctttttttttttttttgtggtattgaGGATTAAAGTcaaggccttgcatatgctaggcaagcactctaccactgaactacattcccagtcctctgTGCACAGCGTTGGGATAAAGCAGGTAAATGATTCAGGAGAAAGAAGATATTAATGGCCAACtgtatttcctttcttcttctttttttatttctaatttttctgatactagggattgaacccaggggtgcttaaccactgagcaacatccccagcacttttttatattttattttgagacaaagtctcactaagatgctcagggcctcagtaagttgttgaggctggctttgaacttgtgattctcctgtctcagcctcccaatccaCTGGGATTAAGGCATGTGCCATGGTGCCTGGCTTGACTGGCCATATTTCAAACAGTGTTAGGTATGATGTCTGCCCTGGGAACAGCAAAGGGTGTGCAGCATCTTTCTGCAATAGGAAATAGATTGTTAGTTAACAACATAGGAGCCATTGGCCACTTCCCCATTCCTGACTGTATCAGCATCCCAGGTACACATTTATGGATACTCCTAAGGCTACTGAGTGGCCATATTACACTGCCAGCAGTGGACATGGGACATGGGTCATTTCCTGGGGGCCCTTCCACTTGTGATGCTCTCAACCCTTGACCACTCTTGACTAGACTTCTGAAAGTCTCTCACCATGTGGAGATAAAGGGTATTGATTAGAGACAGCTATGGTAGCACAAGGCAGCAGACTCTTGAATGCCAAATGGCAGAGAAGATGGCTGTAGGCTTGAATTACTAGCCCCATCAGTGACCGTAGGGCTGATTCCCAAGCTCCATTGCCCTCTCCCTTGGTCAACCGGGTCATCTGACCTCCCTTTGGTTCTTcaaggtcacacacacacacacacacacacacacttcaaaaTCTTACATCAGAGATTGggcatgcagctcagtggcagagtacctgGTTAGTATTCAAAaggctctaggttcaattcctaccacctcaacaaaataaaaccaaacccATTCTAAATTCCTTTCTATTCTagggtgttttgtttttgtagtactggagattgaacctaggcccTTGCACACATTAGGTAAgctctctgtcactgagctatgcccccagccctttgtattttttaaattttattttgagactgggagttgctaaattgcccaggtggcCTCCAACTTGCTGGGATTGCAGCCCAAGCCACCTTGTTTGCTAGGACTTTATTCTTCTGGCTTCTTCCAGGAAGCACCCCCATCCAAAGCTGCTCCTTCCAATGTGTGTCTCCTAGTTTCATTGCTCTGGTGGATCTTGTCACACTTTGAAATTGCACATTTGGGACCTTTCCTTAAGTGATTAGCCTCTGAATGCTGGACATAAGTATCCACTACCTCAAGAGGAGGGCAATACCTGGCTCAATACATATTATTGAGATTCAACATGAATGTCAAAGAGGATTTGTTGAGCTCAAATATTTGAGAAAGTATTAGTTGCATGAATGAACATGGCCTTCTTGGAGCCACCCCTCCATGTCCAAATGCCATCACCAAATCACTGCAGTCTGGCACTCCCAACCATCCAAGACACCTCCCACCTTCCTACCCCGGaccccactccccacccccaggGTCTAGCAAGGTTGAAAAGCAgacctgtgctcagaacctgcctTCAATTCGTGATGAAAGAGAAGAAGCTGTCAGAGGAGAGAGTCACAGGAGAAGTTGGGGAAGGTGCTTCTGTTTTGCGTTAAATTTCTTTctggaagctgggtgtggtggcgcagtcccataatcccagagactggggAAGCTGATgtgggaggatcccaagttcccggtcactgggtttaatccccagtaccgcaaaaataaataaataaaatttcattaataATAACAAGAGCTGCAGCAATAGTAATAATTCTGTTTCTGAGACTCAGGAAACCTCCGCCCGTGTTCGCGCTGCGTCCACTTTAAGGGGCGGCTCCGGGGCGGGGCGGCAGGGCTGCTGGAGCTCCCGGAAGCCCTGGGCCCGGCACCCTTCCCGCCCGGGCGCCCAGGCCCTGGTCCCCCTTCAGCTCGCTCCCCTGCCCACCGCCCTGCGTGCCTCTGCTCCCTGCGGCATCCCTCGCTCTCCTGAGCCGGTCCTCTCCGCATACCCTCCCGGCCCGGCTCTCGGCGCCCCGCGCTCTGCACCCCGCCTGGCCCTCGGCGCCCCGCCCCTGTTCCCCGCCCCTCCCGGGCTCCGCACCTCCGCGATCTCGCGGCCGGCCCCAGCCTGTGGTGATCCTGCGTCCGCCCCGCCCGCGGTCCCCTCTGCAGGTCCCTTGCGGCCCCGGGCCTGACCGTCCGTCTGTCTGTCCCGGCTCCCGCCGCTCTACAATCGCTTCATCTCGGGCAGCCCCCACTGGGTGCCGGGGGTCGGACGTCGGCCGGTCTCGGGCCTTAGGCCTAGGCGAGGAGCCTGGTGTGGAGCGTGGCCGCTTGGGCAGCCCCTCGGGCGGCCTGGGGGTGGCGTGGGTGGCCCTGCGGGGGCAGGACAAGGGGCAGGGCTGAGCTTGGGCTGCTCCCCGGAGGCGGGGTCGCAGCATCGCCGCACCACGGACTCCTCTCTGCCTTACTCACAGCGTCCCCATAGATGACCGACTAGGCTGTGGGCCTTGGGGAAGATGGTGACCCCCTGGCGCATCTCTGTTAGGTTCTGTTGGTCCCATCTAAGGTGTTTTGAGCTCCGAAAGGAATTTGGTCTTCTCCGACCCTTGGGGTGTTATCGCAATACCAGATTCTGTTGGCTTCTCCTGGGCACTTTGCCAAAACTCATCTCAGCCTACGGGGACGTTGGTGAGGGGCCCGTTGACAGCTTGTGTCAGCGAAGGGCTCACTGGAGTGACTTGGCTGAAAATGGGCCAGTGGAGAGGGTCTCCCAAGCTGGCCCGCTCAGCTCTGTCTTCCTGCATCTCCGTATCTGGCTTCGGGCTGGTGCCCTCTTGGCAAAAttctttcccctcctcctcctctacccTCTCACTTACCTGGCTCCCAGGCTTTCCACACTCTGGCTCCACCTACTTCTGAAAGCCACAGAGACCTCGGGCCCAAcatatattaaactgggtcagtgggCCAGCACTCGGCGCGATCTCTTTTCCGAGGCTTTCTGTGCCCTGTTCTCCAAGCTGCATGTCCGAGTTACTCCTCACCCTTGGACCCATACGGAACAGTTCCTCCGGCAGGCGTTTGGGGAGGACTGGGGGAATGTCTTGTGTTTTGAGACCCAGGAACCTGTGGGTTCAGGCTGCGTGGCCCAGGTGTACAAGGCGTTCGCCAGCACTGCCTTCCTGGAGAAGGATCAGAGACTTGGTCAGGCCGCCTGCCTGCAACTTTCCTCAGGAGCTAGGGCAGTTGGTGGCCTCAGGGAGCTCTTAGGACACCTTGAGAAGGAGCAGAAGTCTCCAGGAAATCTTGCTGACCAGTCATTTCTAGAAAAGCTGCTTCTGCCTAAAGCTGAACTGGTTGGATCAAATGCAGTCGTGTCTCAGGCCTCTGGCCACCCGGATCACCTCATACCAGTGGCAGTGAAAGTAAGTGCTCTGAAAGTAAGTGCTTCACTGAGCTCTCCCAATTTAGAAACATGCCTTCATGCAAGTCGCCCCCACATTTTATCCATTCACAGGTTaagtatcccttaccctaaatgcTTGGGGCCAGAAGTGCTTTggatgtttttttaatttttaaatatctgcatattcaaaatgtttatagcagcaaaattcataatagccaaactatggaactagTCTAGgtatccatcagtggatgaatggatagagaaaatgtgcgctatatacacaatggagttttattcagccataaggaaaaatgaaattatatcatttgcaggaaaatggatgaaactaaaGACAGATGTGTTAAGCAAaatagtcaaactcagaaggtcaaagatggtatgttttctctcatatgcagaagctagagaggaaaaaggaaaaagaaaagtgtgGCAGGGGaagctcatgaaaatcaaagagagatcagtagaggaaagagaccagAAGGTGGGAGACACAGAGGGAGGGGGGAGTGATTTGGCCAAATTATATAGTATTGTGTGCATGAATGAATATGTAACTACAAATCTCattttattatgtataactataatgtaccaataaaaatgtggaaaaaaacccAAATGAGATATCTTGGGAATGGGACCTAAGTctaattatgaaattcatttatgtttcatattgCCTTATACATAgagcctgaaggtaattttacatagtattTTTAGTGTACCAGGGTTATGACTTCCACTCATTACATGAGGTCAAGTGTGTAACTTTCCACTTGTGGCATCATATCGCTGCTTAAAAAGTTTTGGATCTTAGAGCATTTTGGGTATTGGGTTTTTGGATTGGGGATGCTCAACCTTTGTTTCTTTTAGCTTAACCAATATTTGAATACCTGTAATGTGCAAACTATTTTATTTCTGGACTTTACAAGCAATGGTACAAATAGTCTGATGGAGGAAAATTAGGAGGATTTGGAGTTTGCTACCTCTGGGATGAAGGAACCACCATCCTGGGGCATAGTGGGGATTGGGGCCACTTCTTTGCTCTGTGAAGAAGCCATTTGGCTCTTTTTAAGGTGGGACCCTGCACTGGCTAGGTAAATGTGTCCTCCTGATTCCTCCTCCTGTCTCACTATTCCTCTTTCTGGCAGGTATTGCACCCTGGCCTGCTCGCTCAGGTGCATATAGACCTGCTGCTGATGAAGATTGGGAGTCGAGTCCTTGGACTTCTGCCAGGAATCAAGTGGCTTAGCTTGCCTGAGATTGTGGAGGAATTTGAGAAGCTTATGGTTCAACAGGTGAATTCTTCCCTCAATTGTAAATAACAGCTAACATTGTTCTTGCCATTAGCAGCTGCTTAGGGAATTCTGAATGAATAATTTCCCAGTATGTGGTGAGCATGATATATTTAGTATGGGTAACACTAGCTGACAAAACAAAGAACACCCAAATCTCAGAGGGTTCATGCAACAAGGCTATTTCTTGCTTTTATACAATTAAACTGGGGGAAAATAGGGTGCTGTTCCATAGTTATTCAGGGATCAAATTTCCTCCCAAGCTTTGCATTACCATCTTCAGCATGTTTCAGGGGAAATGGGAGGCCTTGGCGGATCATGGAAGAGATTTTGTAACTAGGCCTGGAAGTGGGGAAATCACTTCTTCCCAGTATAGATCAGGGCTTTGATCTCATGGAATTGTGGGGAACTTAGGAAATAATGTTCCTTTGTGACTGGGAGAAAATTGAAATGAATCTGAAGGAATATCTAGCATTAGCTCTGTTACCATCAGAGACTGAACTCCAGAGTGAGAAGAATAATTAGTCAAGTTGCACTTTTGTCTTTTTTGACTTTGTTTCCAGGGATTGGTGAGAAGATAAGGATTTCTTCCCTGTTCAGGACTCTTGGGACATTTTTATAAACCAGACTTCATAAAAACACCATGGGGCTAGTCTGAGTCCAGTAGACATCTGCATCCAATCTGATGGTGCAGGATTTGGTAGGTTTTCAGAAGAGTAATTAGCCAAGTTGCACTTTTGTCTTTTTTGACTTTGTTTCCAGGGATTGGTGAGAAGATAAGGATTTCTAAGTATATATAGTATAACAAATATATACTAAGTCTTCCTTTGTATCGTCTGATTTAAGATTTTAAGTCCCAGGGATTCATGTTAGTCCATTTGGGCTGTTATGATATGGGGAGCTTAAAAGCAACAAcagtttatttctcacagttctggaggccaagttcaaaatcaaggtgctggcagattcagtgtctggtgtCTTTTAGCTTTCTGGCTCATAGGTGGTGCCTTTCCACTGTGTTTTTGCATGGTGGAAGGGGGTGAGGGTTTCTCTCAGGCCTCTTTTATAAGTAGACTAAACCATTCAGAAGGGCTTCATCTCCAAGACCTACTACCTACTCACCTCTCAAACCCCCCTGATACCATCACCTTGGGGGTTGATGGCACTGGATCACCTTAGGTATGGAGGGAGGGGAGATGGTATGGTCTAGTGATTGATAGGTGACTGAGAACAAAAGGACTGGACAAAGTAAATTCAGTTTAGCCATAGTGTTCAAAGGTCTCTGGGTCTCCACAGAGTGATGTCCAGATGTAGTTGAATTTGACAGTCTGGAGGCTGGTATTCTTGTCTGGCCCTGAGAACAGGATGCTGTCATCATGGGAGCTGCTTGGGGCATGTCCAGGCAGCATGGTAGCCAGATGTTAGGAGACATGGGCACTGATCTGGCCAAGATGGACAGTTAGAAAGGCAAAGGGGGCCCACAAAGAGGGAAGGGCAGTGACTGGAAGAAGAGAAGTTTGGAAGGAATGGGCATCAGTAGCACCACAGTGGAGCCCAGAGAGGATTATTAAGATAAAAATGGGagccagctgggcatggtggcccatatctataatcccagcagctctggaggctgaggcagagaattgcaagtttgaagccaggctcagcaacttaatgaaagcAACACAGtgaaatcctatctcaaaataaaacataaaaagtgttggggagctgggt
This portion of the Callospermophilus lateralis isolate mCalLat2 unplaced genomic scaffold, mCalLat2.hap1 Scaffold_144, whole genome shotgun sequence genome encodes:
- the LOC143387970 gene encoding putative aarF domain-containing protein kinase 2 isoform X2, with the protein product MVTPWRISVRFCWSHLRCFELRKEFGLLRPLGCYRNTRFCWLLLGTLPKLISAYGDVGEGPVDSLCQRRAHWSDLAENGPVERVSQAGPLSSVFLHLRIWLRAGALLAKFFPLLLLYPLTYLAPRLSTLWLHLLLKATETSGPTYIKLGQWASTRRDLFSEAFCALFSKLHVRVTPHPWTHTEQFLRQAFGEDWGNVLCFETQEPVGSGCVAQVYKAFASTAFLEKDQRLGQAACLQLSSGARAVGGLRELLGHLEKEQKSPGNLADQSFLEKLLLPKAELVGSNAVVSQASGHPDHLIPVAVKVLHPGLLAQVHIDLLLMKIGSRVLGLLPGIKWLSLPEIVEEFEKLMVQQIFVDNFVHADLHPGNILVQGADGPSLSHEAQLQQVDVCDTLVVAMVPALGPLRLVLLDAGIVAELQAADLRNFRAVFLAVVMGQGHKVAELILHHARASECRDVEEFKAEMAALVTQARKNTITLEKLHVSSLLSSVFKLLMAHKVKLESNFASIVFAIMVLEGLGRSLDPKLDILEAAKPFLLKGPASCS
- the LOC143387970 gene encoding putative aarF domain-containing protein kinase 2 isoform X1, which translates into the protein MVTPWRISVRFCWSHLRCFELRKEFGLLRPLGCYRNTRFCWLLLGTLPKLISAYGDVGEGPVDSLCQRRAHWSDLAENGPVERVSQAGPLSSVFLHLRIWLRAGALLAKFFPLLLLYPLTYLAPRLSTLWLHLLLKATETSGPTYIKLGQWASTRRDLFSEAFCALFSKLHVRVTPHPWTHTEQFLRQAFGEDWGNVLCFETQEPVGSGCVAQVYKAFASTAFLEKDQRLGQAACLQLSSGARAVGGLRELLGHLEKEQKSPGNLADQSFLEKLLLPKAELVGSNAVVSQASGHPDHLIPVAVKVLHPGLLAQVHIDLLLMKIGSRVLGLLPGIKWLSLPEIVEEFEKLMVQQIDLRYEARNLEHFQRNFQDVTSVKFPTPLRPFVTRDVLVETYEESVPVSSYQQAGIPIDLKRKIAQLGINMLLKMIFVDNFVHADLHPGNILVQGADGPSLSHEAQLQQVDVCDTLVVAMVPALGPLRLVLLDAGIVAELQAADLRNFRAVFLAVVMGQGHKVAELILHHARASECRDVEEFKAEMAALVTQARKNTITLEKLHVSSLLSSVFKLLMAHKVKLESNFASIVFAIMVLEGLGRSLDPKLDILEAAKPFLLKGPASCS